The Candidatus Latescibacter sp. genome includes a region encoding these proteins:
- a CDS encoding type II toxin-antitoxin system RelE/ParE family toxin: protein MAKGMRIEYAESVKEDLAQLRAYERSCLLDRIEAQLTYQPAKPTRHKKMIIGLVPPWGHIETVWELRIGVFRVFYDVDEEQAIVSIRAIRRKPPHKTTEEII from the coding sequence ATGGCAAAAGGGATGAGAATCGAATATGCTGAAAGTGTCAAAGAGGATTTAGCCCAGCTACGGGCATACGAACGGTCGTGTCTTTTGGATCGCATCGAAGCGCAACTGACTTATCAACCCGCCAAACCTACCCGGCATAAAAAGATGATAATCGGATTGGTGCCCCCCTGGGGCCATATTGAAACAGTTTGGGAGTTGCGAATCGGGGTGTTTCGTGTGTTTTATGATGTTGATGAGGAGCAGGCGATCGTGAGTATTCGTGCGATTAGGCGCAAGCCGCCGCATAAAACGACGGAGGAAATTATATGA